A stretch of DNA from Posidoniimonas polymericola:
TGTCGGGGCGGTGCTCGAGCAGCTGCTCCTTCTGGCGCTCGGCCAGGCAGCCGCTGACGATCACGCCCCGCAGCAGCCCCTGCCGCTTCAGGTCGAGCATCTCGTCGATTGCGCCGAACGACTCGAGCCGGGCCTGCTCGATAAACCCGCAGGTGTTCACCACCGCGAAGTCGGCGCCCTCCGGCGAGTCGACCAGCTCGTACCCCTCGAGCCGCAGCAGCCCGAGCATCCGCTCGCTGTCGACCGTGTTCTTGGGGCAGCCAAGGCTGATGAACGCGTAACGGCCCTTGGGGCCGGCGGCGCGCTGCAGGTCATTCGTGAAGGTAGAAGCCAAGCTCTGTATCTCTGCAAAGGGGAAAGTCTAATCCGTCAATTGTCGCGGCGCGGGTGGCTATCTGGCAAGCGTCCAAATGCCAACCTTATCCGGTTTTTGGCTTGCAATCCTCAAACCCGGCGGATAGTGTACATGCATACACGCAACCCCGCAGGGCAGCTGCCAATGACTGGCGAGATCTCAGTGGACGAAGTGCTGGCGGCGGTCGAAATGGTCGCCCGCGAGGTCTTGTGGGAGGCCGGAGTCGACGCCCCGCCGGTCGACGCGATCGACGTCGCACGGCGGCTCGGGTGCCGCGTCGTCGCGGTGGCGGGGCACGAGGGCCGGGCGTCGCGGGTTGCGCTGAGTGGCTTGCGGGTAGGCGGCGATGTGATCCGCCTGCGCGCCGACGACCGCCCCGAGCGGCGGCAGTGGAGTGTCGCTCACGAGCTGGGTGAGCTGCTGGCCGGACGCGTCTACCAGCGGCTGGCGCTCGAACCGGCCGACACGCACGACTCGGCGCGTGAGGAAATCGCCAACCAGTTCGCCAGCAGCCTGCTGCTGCCACGCCGCTGGTTCCTGCCCCAGGCGAGCCGCCTCGACTGGTCGATCGCTGGGCTGAAGTCGGAGTTTGCCACCGCGAGCCACGAGCTGATCGCAAGGCGGGTGCTGGCGCTCTACACGGGGCCGATCGCGGTCACCGTGGTCGACAACGGCTCGCAGACCTGGCGACGCGGCTGTCGTTGGCGACCGCCGCCGCCCTGCCACGCCGAGCTCGAGGCCTGGAAAACGGCGTTCGACTCCGGGCAGCCCGTGGTTTCGTACTGCCGCGCCGACAAGGTCCGCCGTGTCCGGGCGTGGCCGGTGCACGAGCCCGACTGGAAACGCGAGATCCTGCTGACCGATTTCGAAGAGGCGGCCTAGCGGGAATCGGAGGTGCTAGAATCGTGGCTGCTCTGACTCCACGCTGGTAGCGCCATGCCCGATTCGTTCAACCCGTTCGCCTCGCCCGCGACCGACGCCGAGTTCCGGCCCGACGGCCTGAGCGACAGCGTGCTGTCGCCGCGGCAGCGCCGCCAGATGCAGGTGGGCGAGGTGGTGGTCGCTTGGGAGTGGCGGC
This window harbors:
- a CDS encoding ImmA/IrrE family metallo-endopeptidase, translated to MHTRNPAGQLPMTGEISVDEVLAAVEMVAREVLWEAGVDAPPVDAIDVARRLGCRVVAVAGHEGRASRVALSGLRVGGDVIRLRADDRPERRQWSVAHELGELLAGRVYQRLALEPADTHDSAREEIANQFASSLLLPRRWFLPQASRLDWSIAGLKSEFATASHELIARRVLALYTGPIAVTVVDNGSQTWRRGCRWRPPPPCHAELEAWKTAFDSGQPVVSYCRADKVRRVRAWPVHEPDWKREILLTDFEEAA